The following coding sequences lie in one Pungitius pungitius chromosome 18, fPunPun2.1, whole genome shotgun sequence genomic window:
- the ank1b gene encoding ankyrin-1 isoform X4, whose translation MAQAAKQLRKTKDLAEAAAQEQREKEEEKIKKRNRSRDRRRKADASTSFLRAARSGNLDKAHDHLKNGISINIANQNGLNGLHLASKEGHVKMVLELLHSGIELEATTKKGNTALHIAALAGQEKVVAELVNYGANVNAQSHKGFSPLYMAAQENHLEVVKFLLENGANQSLPTEDGFTPLAVALQQGHENVVALLINYGTKGKVRLPALHIAARNDDTRTAAVLLQNDPNADVLSKTGFTPLHIAAHYENMSVAQLLLNRGANVNFTPKNGITPIHIASRRGNVMMVRLLLDRGAQIDAVTKDELTPLHCAARNGHARIIEILLEHGAPIQAKTKNGLSPIHMSAQGDHMDCVRQLLQYNAEIDDITLDHLTPLHVAAHCGHHRMAKFLLDKGAKANARALNGFTPLHIACKKNHMRSMDLLLKHSASLEAVTESGLTPLHVAAFMGHLNIVKNLLQRGASPNASNVKVETPLHMASRAGHCEVAQFLLQNTAQADARAKDDQTPLHCAARMGHKELVKMLLEHKASPDSATTAGHTPLHISAREGHIHTIRILLDAGAQQTKMTKKGFTPLHVASKYGKVDVAELLLERGANPNAAGKNGLTPLHVAVHHNNLDVVRLLVSKGGSAHSTARNGYTSLHIAAKQNQIEVASCLLQNGATPNVESLQGITPLHLASQEGRPDMVALLISKQANVNLGNKSGLTPLHLVAQEGHVGIADTLVKQGASVYAASRMGYTPLHVACHYGNIKMVKFLLQQQAHVNSKTRMGYTPLHQAAQQGHTDIVTMLLKHGAHPNEITSNGTSPLGIAKRLGYISVIDVLKLVTEESVSAITTEKHRMSFPETVDEILDVSEDEGVTQLTLGDELLGMDGARYLKLDDFKDQDDDFLSPKKSLRDFEGGLGTTPYSPAIPRIPCVSPETVLLDQHTPVPLPKEYDDDSLIPSSPATETSDNVSPVASPIHTGFLVSFMVDARGGSMRGSRHHGLRVIIPPRTCTAPTRITCRLVKPQKLTTPPPLVEGEGLASRIISLGPSSMQFLGPVIVEIPHFASLGRGDRELVVLRSENGAVWKEHRNRYGDEVLETILNGMDEDLESHDELEKKRIRRIISTDFPLYFAVVSRIQQESELIGPEGGRLTSKLVPRVEAIFPETAVTKRVRLGLQAQPIPDEMLTRHLGNQATFSPVVTIEPRRRKFHRPIGLRIPLPPSWRESPRDAGEGDTTSLRLLCSVIGGTAPAQWEDITGTTKLMYAHSCANFTTNVSARFWLADCPRTAEAVTFANLLYRELMAVPYMAKFVIFAKMNEAREGRLRCYCMTDDKMDKTLELHENFSEVARSRDIELMEGMPLHLECSGNLVPIRKATQQPRSFSFQAFRDNRLPVSVKVRDSNKEAAGFLSFLRKCTKYEETQHVLCNLNITMPPCVKVAGSEERRRTLTPLALRERYSALNEPGVATVNAMERTELKINIISEQLGLSWAELARELQFGVDDINRIRVENPNSLLEQSSALLNLWASREGKRAKMESLYTALKNIDRADIVTSLEGQVPQAAPGFLEEGACRLGDRDSTLLSPSVLNGYGLVQEELLSPASMQYSLPSPLGSEPYWQEVSSLECAPIATTEEDTLMEMSEVQVWPAGVSPSLVTVEDYSLEGSSRADDSEGATLSLPCSWGRPSSGASGASGSIMELEEEEEEEEEEEGEVEEEEAPQEAATALAEWDRVRASGAVPKVNLNGQLGGQRLDGRRGEVLAAEGGGGGAKGGGGVVGLGSVEGISVVAGQQVYAQRYEMSGVSRALEHNGDNRVVGGGAFQPYLSDKDSLQGCLSSGRGGGGPSLHMAQEALLTPTEEKEDYAAEAQFVDQQGRVLARRVGVDVRKGAQSAQRTSLRRVKH comes from the exons GCCGATGCATCCACCAGCTTCCTGCGTGCAGCTCGCTCAGGGAACCTGGACAAAGCACATGATCACTTGAAGAATGGGATCAGCATCAATATCGCTAATCAA AATGGTCTCAACGGATTGCACCTGGCCTCTAAAGAAGGTCACGTCAAAATGGTCCTGGAGCTACTACACTCTGGCATTGAGCTGGAAGCCACCACCAAG AAAGGCAACACGGCCCTCCATATCGCAGCACTGGCAGGGCAGGAGAAAGTGGTGGCTGAGCTCGTCAACTACGGTGCCAACGTTAATGCCCAGTCACAT AAAGGGTTCAGTCCTCTATACATGGCAGCACAGGAGAATCACTTAGAGGTGGTAAAGTTCCTGCTGGAGAACGGTGCCAATCAGAGTCTCCCAACCGAG GACGGCTTCACCCCCCTGGCAGTGGCCCTACAGCAGGGCCATGAGAATGTTGTGGCGCTGCTCATCAACTATGGCACCAAGGGCAAGGTGCGCCTCCCCGCACTGCACATAGCCGCGCGGAACGACGACACGCGCACCGCCGCGGTGCTCCTGCAGAACGATCCAAACGCTGATGTTCTCAGCAAG ACTGGTTTCACACCTCTCCATATTGCAGCCCACTATGAGAACATGAGTGTTGCCCAGCTGCTTCTAAACAGAGGAGCCAATGTAAACTTCACCCCGAAG AATGGCATCACACCCATTCATATAGCCTCCAGGAGGGGCAATGTGATGATGGTCAGACTACTGCTGGACAGAGGAGCACAAATTGATGCCGTGACTAAG GATGAGCTGACTCCTCTCCACTGTGCAGCCAGGAACGGCCATGCTCGCATCATTGAGATCCTGCTGGAACACGGTGCTCCCATTCAGGCTAAAACCAAG AACGGTCTGTCCCCCATACACATGTCAGCTCAGGGGGATCACATGGACTGTGTCAGGCAGCTACTGCAGTACAACGCAGAGATTGATGACATCACGCTGGACCATTTAACTCCTCTTCATGTAGCAGCCCACTGTGGTCACCACCGGATGGCCAAATTCCTTCTGGACAAGGGGGCCAAAGCCAATGCTCGAGCTCTg AATGGCTTCACTCCTCTCCATATTGCCTGCAAGAAGAACCACATGCGGTCCATGGACCTGCTGTTAAAGCACTCTGCTTCCCTAGAAGCTGTCACAGAG TCTGGTCTCACTCCTCTTCATGTAGCAGCATTCATGGGCCATCTGAACATAGTAAAGAACCTTCTCCAGAGAGGAGCTTCACCTAATGCTTCCAATGTG AAAGTGGAGACTCCCCTCCACATGGCCTCCAGAGCAGGACACTGTGAAGTTGCCCAATTCCTGCTGCAGAACACGGCACAAGCAGACGCTAGGGCGAAG GATGACCAGACACCTCTACACTGTGCGGCCCGCATGGGCCACAAGGAGCTCGTCAAGATGCTCCTTGAGCACAAGGCCAGCCCCGACTCGGCCACAACTGCAGGACACACGCCTTTACACATCTCTGCACGTGAAGGACATATCCACACTATTCGGATCCTGTTGGATGCTGGGGCACAGCAGACCAAGATGACGAAG AAAGGCTTCACTCCCCTACACGTGGCCTCTAAATACGGGAAGGTGGACGTGGCCGAGCTCCTTCTGGAGAGAGGAGCCAACCCTAACGCAGCTGGGAAG aaCGGTCTGACACCCCTTCATGTGGCCGTCCATCACAACAACCTGGATGTTGTTAGACTCCTGGTCAGCAAGGGAGGATCTGCACACAGCACTGCCCGA AACGGCTACACTTCCCTGCACATAGCAGCCAAGCAGAATCAGATTGAGGTGGCCAGTTGTCTTCTGCAGAACGGGGCAACACCCAATGTCGAGTCCCTCCAAGGCATCACGCCCCTGCACCTGGCCTCGCAGGAGGGGCGGCCGGACATGGTGGCCCTGCTCATCTCCAAACAGGCCAACGTTAATCTGGGAAACAAG AGCGGGTTGACCCCCCTGCATCTCGTGGCTCAGGAAGGTCATGTGGGAATCGCCGACACTTTGGTCAAACAAGGAGCCTCCGTTTATGCTGCTTCACGG ATGGGCTACACGCCCCTTCATGTGGCATGTCACTATGGCAACATCAAGATGGTGAAGTTCCTTCTGCAGCAGCAAGCCCATGTGAATAGCAAGACACGG aTGGGCTACACCCCTCTGCACCAGGCGGCTCAGCAGGGCCATACTGATATTGTCACCATGTTGTTGAAGCACGGAGCCCACCCCAATGAGATCACTTCG AATGGGACGTCTCCGCTGGGTATCGCTAAGCGCCTGGGTTACATCTCTGTCATCGACGTTCTCAAACTGGTCACCGAGGAGTCTGTCTCCGCG ATCACTACAGAGAAGCATCGGATGAGTTTCCCTGAGACAGTAGATGAGATTTTGGATGTTTCAGAGGATGAAG GGGTTACCCAGCTAACTTTAG GGGACGAGTTGCTTGGGATGGATGGAGCACGCTATTTGAAGCTGGATGACTTCAAGGACCAGGACGATGATTTCCTCTCTCCAAAGAAATCCCTTAGAGACTTTGAGGGTGGCCTGGGTACCAC GCCTTACTCTCCTGCTATTCCCAGGATCCCTTGTGTGTCCCCGGAGACCGTACTGCTGGATCAG CACACCCCCGTCCCACTGCCTAAGGAGTATGATGACGACTCTCTCATCCCAAGCAGCCCGGCCACAGAGACGTCAGACAACGTCAGCCCAGTGGCTAGCCCTATTCACACCGG CTTCCTGGTGAGTTTCATGGTGGATGCTCGAGGAGGCTCTATGCGGGGGAGCAGACACCACGGCCTGCGAGTCATCATTCCTCCTCGCACCTGCACGGCACCGACACGCATCACCTGCCGCCTGGTCAAACCTCAGAAACTAACCACGCCTCCTCCGCTGGTGGAAGGGGAGGGGCTCGCTAGCCGAATCATCTCCTTAGGGCCATCTAGTATGCAGTTCCTTGG GCCAGTAATAGTAGAGATCCCTCACTTTGCCTCACTGGGACGAGGAGACCGAGAGCTCGTGGTTCTTCGCAGCGAAAATGGTGCAGTCTGGAAGGAACATCGCAATCGCTATGGTGACGAAGTGCTGGAAACTATTCTGAATGGCATGGATGAAG ACCTGGAGAGTCACGAcgagctggagaagaagagaatCCGCCGGATCATCTCCACCGACTTCCCCCTCTACTTTGCCGTGGTCTCCCGTATCCAGCAGGAGAGCGAACTGATCGGCCCGGAGGGCGGCCGCTTGACCAGTAAGCTGGTGCCCCGTGTGGAGGCCATCTTCCCTGAGACGGCCGTCACCAAGAGAGTGAGACTggggctgcag GCGCAGCCCATCCCTGATGAAATGCTGACTCGCCACCTTGGTAACCAGGCGACCTTCAGCCCAGTGGTCACCATCGAACCGCGGCGGCGCAAATTCCACCGCCCAATCGGGCTGCGCATCCCTTTGCCACCATCCTGGCGGGAGAGTCCTCGGGATGCTGGGGAGGGGGACACCACCAGCTTGCGCCTCCTCTGCAGTGTCATCG GTGGCACAGCACCAGCTCAGTGGGAGGACATCACTGGCACCACCAAGCTAATGTACGCCCACAGCTGTGCCAACTTCACCACCAATGTTTCTGCGAG ATTCTGGCTTGCAGACTGCCCACGCACGGCAGAGGCAGTGACCTTTGCCAATTTGCTGTACCGGGAGCTGATGGCTGTTCCATACATGGCCaagtttgttatttttgctAAGATGAATGAAGCACGAGAGGGACGCTTGCGTTGTTACTGCATGACAGATGACAAGATGGACAAAACACTGGAGCTGCATGAAAACTTCAGCGAAGTGGCCCGCAGTCGAGACATTGAG CTGATGGAGGGCATGCCGCTGCACCTCGAGTGTTCGGGGAACCTCGTGCCCATCAGGAAGGCCACCCAGCAGCCTCGCAGCTTCAGCTTCCAGGCCTTCAGAGACAACCGGCTGCCTGTCTCTGTCAAG GTCAGGGATAGTAACAAGGAGGCTGCTGGGTTTTTGTCCTTTCTGCGGAAGTGCACCAAGTACGAGGAAACACAGCACGTACTGTGTAACCTAAACATAACCATGCCACCCTGTGTCAAG GTTGCTGGAAGCGAGGAGCGCAGGCGAACCTTAACCCCCCTCGCCCTGAGGGAACGCTACAGTGCCCTGAACGAGCCGGGTGTGG CCACAGTGAACGCCATGGAGAGGACTGAGCTCAAGATCAACATCATATCTGAACAGCTCGGTTTGAGCTGGGCAG AGTTGGCACGTGAGCTTCAGTTCGGCGTGGACGACATCAACAGGATTCGTGTTGAGAACCCAAACTCCCTGCTGGAGCAAAGCTCGGCCCTGCTCAACCTGTGGGCCAGCAGAGAAGGCAAAAGGGCCAAGA TGGAGAGCCTGTACACTGCTCTGAAGAACATTGATCGAGCAGATATTGTAACATCTCTGGAGGGCCAGGTTCCACAGGCAGCGCCCGGCTTTTTGGAGGAGGGGGCCTGTCGACTCGGTGACCGCGACTCCACCCTGCTGTCCCCCAGTGTTCTCAATG GTTATGGGctggtgcaggaggagctgctgtccCCGGCCTCCATGCAGTACAGCTTGCCCTCCCCGCTGGGCTCAGAGCCCTACTGGCAGGAAGTGTCCAGCCTCGAGTGTGCCCCGATCGCCACCACCGAGGAAGACACATTAATGGAGATGTCGGAGGTGCAGGTGTGGCCCGCAGGGGTCAGCCCCTCGTTGGTCACGGTGGAGGACTACTCGCTAGAGGGCAGCAGTCGGGCCGACGACTCGGAGGGCGCCACGCTCTCCCTTCCCTGCAGCTGGGGTCGCCCGAGCAGTGGAGCCAGCGGGGCCAGTGGCTCCATCatggagctggaagaggaggaggaggaggaggaggaggaggaaggggaggttgaggaggaggaggcgccaCAGGAGGCAGCCACTGCGCTGGCCGAATGGGACAGGGTCAGGGCCAGTGGTGCCGTACCCAAGGTCAACCTAAATGGCCAGCTGGGAGGTCAGAGGTTggatgggaggagaggggaggtccttgcagcagaaggaggaggaggaggagcaaaagGGGGAGGTGGAGTTGTAGGGTTGGGTTCAGTGGAAGGGATTTCTGTTGTTGCAGGCCAGCAGGTGTATGCCCAGCGGTATGAGATGTCAGGAGTGAGTCGGGCTTTGGAGCACAATGGAGATAACCG cgtggtgggaggaggagcaTTTCAACCTTACTTATCAGACAAGGACTCCCTTCAGGGCTGTCTGTCATCAGGACGCGGCGGAGGCGGGCCCAGCTTGCACATGGCCCAGGAGGCTCTGTTGACTCCG accgaggagaaggaggactaTGCTGCTGAGGCGCAGTTTGTGGATCAACAAGGACGCGTGCTTGCCAGAAGG GTGGGGGTGGATGTGAGAAAGGGCGCTCAGTCAGCACAGCGCACCAGTCTGCGGAGAGTTAAACACTGA
- the ank1b gene encoding ankyrin-1 isoform X2: MAQAAKQLRKTKDLAEAAAQEQREKEEEKIKKRNRSRDRRRKADASTSFLRAARSGNLDKAHDHLKNGISINIANQNGLNGLHLASKEGHVKMVLELLHSGIELEATTKKGNTALHIAALAGQEKVVAELVNYGANVNAQSHKGFSPLYMAAQENHLEVVKFLLENGANQSLPTEDGFTPLAVALQQGHENVVALLINYGTKGKVRLPALHIAARNDDTRTAAVLLQNDPNADVLSKTGFTPLHIAAHYENMSVAQLLLNRGANVNFTPKNGITPIHIASRRGNVMMVRLLLDRGAQIDAVTKDELTPLHCAARNGHARIIEILLEHGAPIQAKTKNGLSPIHMSAQGDHMDCVRQLLQYNAEIDDITLDHLTPLHVAAHCGHHRMAKFLLDKGAKANARALNGFTPLHIACKKNHMRSMDLLLKHSASLEAVTESGLTPLHVAAFMGHLNIVKNLLQRGASPNASNVKVETPLHMASRAGHCEVAQFLLQNTAQADARAKDDQTPLHCAARMGHKELVKMLLEHKASPDSATTAGHTPLHISAREGHIHTIRILLDAGAQQTKMTKKGFTPLHVASKYGKVDVAELLLERGANPNAAGKNGLTPLHVAVHHNNLDVVRLLVSKGGSAHSTARNGYTSLHIAAKQNQIEVASCLLQNGATPNVESLQGITPLHLASQEGRPDMVALLISKQANVNLGNKSGLTPLHLVAQEGHVGIADTLVKQGASVYAASRMGYTPLHVACHYGNIKMVKFLLQQQAHVNSKTRMGYTPLHQAAQQGHTDIVTMLLKHGAHPNEITSNGTSPLGIAKRLGYISVIDVLKLVTEESVSAITTEKHRMSFPETVDEILDVSEDEGVTQLTLGDELLGMDGARYLKLDDFKDQDDDFLSPKKSLRDFEGGLGTTPYSPAIPRIPCVSPETVLLDQHTPVPLPKEYDDDSLIPSSPATETSDNVSPVASPIHTGFLVSFMVDARGGSMRGSRHHGLRVIIPPRTCTAPTRITCRLVKPQKLTTPPPLVEGEGLASRIISLGPSSMQFLGPVIVEIPHFASLGRGDRELVVLRSENGAVWKEHRNRYGDEVLETILNGMDEDLESHDELEKKRIRRIISTDFPLYFAVVSRIQQESELIGPEGGRLTSKLVPRVEAIFPETAVTKRVRLGLQAQPIPDEMLTRHLGNQATFSPVVTIEPRRRKFHRPIGLRIPLPPSWRESPRDAGEGDTTSLRLLCSVIGGTAPAQWEDITGTTKLMYAHSCANFTTNVSARFWLADCPRTAEAVTFANLLYRELMAVPYMAKFVIFAKMNEAREGRLRCYCMTDDKMDKTLELHENFSEVARSRDIELMEGMPLHLECSGNLVPIRKATQQPRSFSFQAFRDNRLPVSVKVRDSNKEAAGFLSFLRKCTKYEETQHVLCNLNITMPPCVKVAGSEERRRTLTPLALRERYSALNEPGVATVNAMERTELKINIISEQLGLSWAELARELQFGVDDINRIRVENPNSLLEQSSALLNLWASREGKRAKMESLYTALKNIDRADIVTSLEGQVPQAAPGFLEEGACRLGDRDSTLLSPSVLNEVTDKRPPRLMHKPQVIRPPFFRRGYGLVQEELLSPASMQYSLPSPLGSEPYWQEVSSLECAPIATTEEDTLMEMSEVQVWPAGVSPSLVTVEDYSLEGSSRADDSEGATLSLPCSWGRPSSGASGASGSIMELEEEEEEEEEEEGEVEEEEAPQEAATALAEWDRVRASGAVPKVNLNGQLGGQRLDGRRGEVLAAEGGGGGAKGGGGVVGLGSVEGISVVAGQQVYAQRYEMSGVSRALEHNGDNRVVGGGAFQPYLSDKDSLQGCLSSGRGGGGPSLHMAQEALLTPTEEKEDYAAEAQFVDQQGRVLARRDRKVTAKSSYTKTQPGHRGK, from the exons GCCGATGCATCCACCAGCTTCCTGCGTGCAGCTCGCTCAGGGAACCTGGACAAAGCACATGATCACTTGAAGAATGGGATCAGCATCAATATCGCTAATCAA AATGGTCTCAACGGATTGCACCTGGCCTCTAAAGAAGGTCACGTCAAAATGGTCCTGGAGCTACTACACTCTGGCATTGAGCTGGAAGCCACCACCAAG AAAGGCAACACGGCCCTCCATATCGCAGCACTGGCAGGGCAGGAGAAAGTGGTGGCTGAGCTCGTCAACTACGGTGCCAACGTTAATGCCCAGTCACAT AAAGGGTTCAGTCCTCTATACATGGCAGCACAGGAGAATCACTTAGAGGTGGTAAAGTTCCTGCTGGAGAACGGTGCCAATCAGAGTCTCCCAACCGAG GACGGCTTCACCCCCCTGGCAGTGGCCCTACAGCAGGGCCATGAGAATGTTGTGGCGCTGCTCATCAACTATGGCACCAAGGGCAAGGTGCGCCTCCCCGCACTGCACATAGCCGCGCGGAACGACGACACGCGCACCGCCGCGGTGCTCCTGCAGAACGATCCAAACGCTGATGTTCTCAGCAAG ACTGGTTTCACACCTCTCCATATTGCAGCCCACTATGAGAACATGAGTGTTGCCCAGCTGCTTCTAAACAGAGGAGCCAATGTAAACTTCACCCCGAAG AATGGCATCACACCCATTCATATAGCCTCCAGGAGGGGCAATGTGATGATGGTCAGACTACTGCTGGACAGAGGAGCACAAATTGATGCCGTGACTAAG GATGAGCTGACTCCTCTCCACTGTGCAGCCAGGAACGGCCATGCTCGCATCATTGAGATCCTGCTGGAACACGGTGCTCCCATTCAGGCTAAAACCAAG AACGGTCTGTCCCCCATACACATGTCAGCTCAGGGGGATCACATGGACTGTGTCAGGCAGCTACTGCAGTACAACGCAGAGATTGATGACATCACGCTGGACCATTTAACTCCTCTTCATGTAGCAGCCCACTGTGGTCACCACCGGATGGCCAAATTCCTTCTGGACAAGGGGGCCAAAGCCAATGCTCGAGCTCTg AATGGCTTCACTCCTCTCCATATTGCCTGCAAGAAGAACCACATGCGGTCCATGGACCTGCTGTTAAAGCACTCTGCTTCCCTAGAAGCTGTCACAGAG TCTGGTCTCACTCCTCTTCATGTAGCAGCATTCATGGGCCATCTGAACATAGTAAAGAACCTTCTCCAGAGAGGAGCTTCACCTAATGCTTCCAATGTG AAAGTGGAGACTCCCCTCCACATGGCCTCCAGAGCAGGACACTGTGAAGTTGCCCAATTCCTGCTGCAGAACACGGCACAAGCAGACGCTAGGGCGAAG GATGACCAGACACCTCTACACTGTGCGGCCCGCATGGGCCACAAGGAGCTCGTCAAGATGCTCCTTGAGCACAAGGCCAGCCCCGACTCGGCCACAACTGCAGGACACACGCCTTTACACATCTCTGCACGTGAAGGACATATCCACACTATTCGGATCCTGTTGGATGCTGGGGCACAGCAGACCAAGATGACGAAG AAAGGCTTCACTCCCCTACACGTGGCCTCTAAATACGGGAAGGTGGACGTGGCCGAGCTCCTTCTGGAGAGAGGAGCCAACCCTAACGCAGCTGGGAAG aaCGGTCTGACACCCCTTCATGTGGCCGTCCATCACAACAACCTGGATGTTGTTAGACTCCTGGTCAGCAAGGGAGGATCTGCACACAGCACTGCCCGA AACGGCTACACTTCCCTGCACATAGCAGCCAAGCAGAATCAGATTGAGGTGGCCAGTTGTCTTCTGCAGAACGGGGCAACACCCAATGTCGAGTCCCTCCAAGGCATCACGCCCCTGCACCTGGCCTCGCAGGAGGGGCGGCCGGACATGGTGGCCCTGCTCATCTCCAAACAGGCCAACGTTAATCTGGGAAACAAG AGCGGGTTGACCCCCCTGCATCTCGTGGCTCAGGAAGGTCATGTGGGAATCGCCGACACTTTGGTCAAACAAGGAGCCTCCGTTTATGCTGCTTCACGG ATGGGCTACACGCCCCTTCATGTGGCATGTCACTATGGCAACATCAAGATGGTGAAGTTCCTTCTGCAGCAGCAAGCCCATGTGAATAGCAAGACACGG aTGGGCTACACCCCTCTGCACCAGGCGGCTCAGCAGGGCCATACTGATATTGTCACCATGTTGTTGAAGCACGGAGCCCACCCCAATGAGATCACTTCG AATGGGACGTCTCCGCTGGGTATCGCTAAGCGCCTGGGTTACATCTCTGTCATCGACGTTCTCAAACTGGTCACCGAGGAGTCTGTCTCCGCG ATCACTACAGAGAAGCATCGGATGAGTTTCCCTGAGACAGTAGATGAGATTTTGGATGTTTCAGAGGATGAAG GGGTTACCCAGCTAACTTTAG GGGACGAGTTGCTTGGGATGGATGGAGCACGCTATTTGAAGCTGGATGACTTCAAGGACCAGGACGATGATTTCCTCTCTCCAAAGAAATCCCTTAGAGACTTTGAGGGTGGCCTGGGTACCAC GCCTTACTCTCCTGCTATTCCCAGGATCCCTTGTGTGTCCCCGGAGACCGTACTGCTGGATCAG CACACCCCCGTCCCACTGCCTAAGGAGTATGATGACGACTCTCTCATCCCAAGCAGCCCGGCCACAGAGACGTCAGACAACGTCAGCCCAGTGGCTAGCCCTATTCACACCGG CTTCCTGGTGAGTTTCATGGTGGATGCTCGAGGAGGCTCTATGCGGGGGAGCAGACACCACGGCCTGCGAGTCATCATTCCTCCTCGCACCTGCACGGCACCGACACGCATCACCTGCCGCCTGGTCAAACCTCAGAAACTAACCACGCCTCCTCCGCTGGTGGAAGGGGAGGGGCTCGCTAGCCGAATCATCTCCTTAGGGCCATCTAGTATGCAGTTCCTTGG GCCAGTAATAGTAGAGATCCCTCACTTTGCCTCACTGGGACGAGGAGACCGAGAGCTCGTGGTTCTTCGCAGCGAAAATGGTGCAGTCTGGAAGGAACATCGCAATCGCTATGGTGACGAAGTGCTGGAAACTATTCTGAATGGCATGGATGAAG ACCTGGAGAGTCACGAcgagctggagaagaagagaatCCGCCGGATCATCTCCACCGACTTCCCCCTCTACTTTGCCGTGGTCTCCCGTATCCAGCAGGAGAGCGAACTGATCGGCCCGGAGGGCGGCCGCTTGACCAGTAAGCTGGTGCCCCGTGTGGAGGCCATCTTCCCTGAGACGGCCGTCACCAAGAGAGTGAGACTggggctgcag GCGCAGCCCATCCCTGATGAAATGCTGACTCGCCACCTTGGTAACCAGGCGACCTTCAGCCCAGTGGTCACCATCGAACCGCGGCGGCGCAAATTCCACCGCCCAATCGGGCTGCGCATCCCTTTGCCACCATCCTGGCGGGAGAGTCCTCGGGATGCTGGGGAGGGGGACACCACCAGCTTGCGCCTCCTCTGCAGTGTCATCG GTGGCACAGCACCAGCTCAGTGGGAGGACATCACTGGCACCACCAAGCTAATGTACGCCCACAGCTGTGCCAACTTCACCACCAATGTTTCTGCGAG ATTCTGGCTTGCAGACTGCCCACGCACGGCAGAGGCAGTGACCTTTGCCAATTTGCTGTACCGGGAGCTGATGGCTGTTCCATACATGGCCaagtttgttatttttgctAAGATGAATGAAGCACGAGAGGGACGCTTGCGTTGTTACTGCATGACAGATGACAAGATGGACAAAACACTGGAGCTGCATGAAAACTTCAGCGAAGTGGCCCGCAGTCGAGACATTGAG CTGATGGAGGGCATGCCGCTGCACCTCGAGTGTTCGGGGAACCTCGTGCCCATCAGGAAGGCCACCCAGCAGCCTCGCAGCTTCAGCTTCCAGGCCTTCAGAGACAACCGGCTGCCTGTCTCTGTCAAG GTCAGGGATAGTAACAAGGAGGCTGCTGGGTTTTTGTCCTTTCTGCGGAAGTGCACCAAGTACGAGGAAACACAGCACGTACTGTGTAACCTAAACATAACCATGCCACCCTGTGTCAAG GTTGCTGGAAGCGAGGAGCGCAGGCGAACCTTAACCCCCCTCGCCCTGAGGGAACGCTACAGTGCCCTGAACGAGCCGGGTGTGG CCACAGTGAACGCCATGGAGAGGACTGAGCTCAAGATCAACATCATATCTGAACAGCTCGGTTTGAGCTGGGCAG AGTTGGCACGTGAGCTTCAGTTCGGCGTGGACGACATCAACAGGATTCGTGTTGAGAACCCAAACTCCCTGCTGGAGCAAAGCTCGGCCCTGCTCAACCTGTGGGCCAGCAGAGAAGGCAAAAGGGCCAAGA TGGAGAGCCTGTACACTGCTCTGAAGAACATTGATCGAGCAGATATTGTAACATCTCTGGAGGGCCAGGTTCCACAGGCAGCGCCCGGCTTTTTGGAGGAGGGGGCCTGTCGACTCGGTGACCGCGACTCCACCCTGCTGTCCCCCAGTGTTCTCAATG AGGTCACGGACAAAAGGCCACCGCGCCTAATGCACAAGCCTCAAGTTATTAGACCCCCGTTTTTCAGAAGGG GTTATGGGctggtgcaggaggagctgctgtccCCGGCCTCCATGCAGTACAGCTTGCCCTCCCCGCTGGGCTCAGAGCCCTACTGGCAGGAAGTGTCCAGCCTCGAGTGTGCCCCGATCGCCACCACCGAGGAAGACACATTAATGGAGATGTCGGAGGTGCAGGTGTGGCCCGCAGGGGTCAGCCCCTCGTTGGTCACGGTGGAGGACTACTCGCTAGAGGGCAGCAGTCGGGCCGACGACTCGGAGGGCGCCACGCTCTCCCTTCCCTGCAGCTGGGGTCGCCCGAGCAGTGGAGCCAGCGGGGCCAGTGGCTCCATCatggagctggaagaggaggaggaggaggaggaggaggaggaaggggaggttgaggaggaggaggcgccaCAGGAGGCAGCCACTGCGCTGGCCGAATGGGACAGGGTCAGGGCCAGTGGTGCCGTACCCAAGGTCAACCTAAATGGCCAGCTGGGAGGTCAGAGGTTggatgggaggagaggggaggtccttgcagcagaaggaggaggaggaggagcaaaagGGGGAGGTGGAGTTGTAGGGTTGGGTTCAGTGGAAGGGATTTCTGTTGTTGCAGGCCAGCAGGTGTATGCCCAGCGGTATGAGATGTCAGGAGTGAGTCGGGCTTTGGAGCACAATGGAGATAACCG cgtggtgggaggaggagcaTTTCAACCTTACTTATCAGACAAGGACTCCCTTCAGGGCTGTCTGTCATCAGGACGCGGCGGAGGCGGGCCCAGCTTGCACATGGCCCAGGAGGCTCTGTTGACTCCG accgaggagaaggaggactaTGCTGCTGAGGCGCAGTTTGTGGATCAACAAGGACGCGTGCTTGCCAGAAGG GACCGGAAAGTCACTGCCAAATCATcctacacaaaaacacaaccaggCCACAGAGGGAAATGA